A single genomic interval of Puntigrus tetrazona isolate hp1 chromosome 1, ASM1883169v1, whole genome shotgun sequence harbors:
- the gyg2 gene encoding glycogenin-2 isoform X2, with product MAEAQAFVTLATTDAYSMGCLVVGKSLRRHETSRKLVAMVSPGVSRASRSALEDVFDEVVEVDALDSRDKAHLSLLRRPELGVTFTKLHCWTLTQYTKCVFLDADTLVLCNVDELFEYEELSAAPDPGWPDCFNSGVFVFRPSLDTHTQILEHAAQHGSFDGGDQGVLNTFFSDWAVKDIRKHLPFVYNLTAGVVYTYLPAFQQYGHHAKIVHFLGGTKPWHLPYDPQASSEASLRDPSNNFQQFMNLWWVEYYSQRRLQVQKDDKNEDYTHQTPSQSQKSSTEAHHKEMTMPSPPLTLDPLTISSSSSEKSEESNILSDVLSGGETEETPVVSPPSELESETADDSATATGEAAAAETEVDDLEHRRMWEEGHADYVGKDAFNNIMRKLDLFLD from the exons atggcGG agGCTCAGGCCTTTGTGACCCTGGCCACCACAGATGCCTACAGCATGGGATGTTTAGTAGTAGGCAAAAGTCTGCGCAGGCATGAAACATCGAGGAAGTTAGTGGCTATGGTTTCCCCCGGCGTTTCCAGAGCATCGAG ATCGGCCCTGGAGGACGTGTTTGATGAAGTCGTGGAGGTAGATGCGCTGGACAGCAGAGACAAGGCCCATCTCTCCTTGCTGCGACGTCCTGAACTGGGGGTCACTTTCACCAAACTCCACTGCTGGACCCTCACACAGTACACCAAGTGCGTGTTCTTGGATGCAGACACGCTC GTACTGTGTAATGTCGATGAGCTGTTTGAATATGAAGAGTTGTCTGCTGCACCTGATCCAGGCTGGCCGGATTGCTTCAACTCCGGGGTATTTGTGTTTAGGCCCTCCCTGGATACCCATACCCAAATACTGGAACACGCTGCACAGCACGGCAGCTTTGATG GAGGAGACCAGGGTGTTTTAAACACGTTCTTCAGTGACTGGGCAGTAAAAGATATCAGGAAGCATTTACCATTCGTGTACAACCTCACAGCCGGTGTCGTTTACACGTATCTACCAGCATTTCAGCA GTATGGCCACCATGCTAAAATCGTCCACTTCCTGGGTGGGACTAAGCCCTGGCACCTTCCATATGACCCACAGGCTTCCAGTGAGGCGTCTTTAAGAGATCCCAGCAACAACTTTCAgcaatttatgaatttatggTGGGTGGAGTACTACAGTCAAAGACGGCTACAAGTTCAGAAGGACGACAAGAATGAAGACTAT ACACATCAGACTCCATCACAAAGCCAAAAGAGCAGCACTGAAGCCCACCACAAAGAGATGACGATGCCCTCTCCACCTCTGACTTTGGACCCGCTAACAATCAGCTCTAGCTCATCCGAAAAGTCAGAGGAATCG AATATTCTCTCTGATGTTCTGTCTGGTGGGGAGACTGAGGAGACCCCTGTAGTCAGCCCTCCATCTGAGCTAGAGAGCGAGACTGCTGATGATTCTGCCACAGCCACCGGAGAAGCT GCTGCTGCTGAGACAGAGGTGGATGACCTGGAGCATCGCCGCATGTGGGAGGAAGGCCATGCTGATTACGTGGGTAAAGACGCCTTTAACAACATCATGAGAAAACTCGACCTGTTCCTTGATTAA
- the gyg2 gene encoding glycogenin-2 isoform X1, whose protein sequence is MAEAQAFVTLATTDAYSMGCLVVGKSLRRHETSRKLVAMVSPGVSRASRSALEDVFDEVVEVDALDSRDKAHLSLLRRPELGVTFTKLHCWTLTQYTKCVFLDADTLVLCNVDELFEYEELSAAPDPGWPDCFNSGVFVFRPSLDTHTQILEHAAQHGSFDGGDQGVLNTFFSDWAVKDIRKHLPFVYNLTAGVVYTYLPAFQQYGHHAKIVHFLGGTKPWHLPYDPQASSEASLRDPSNNFQQFMNLWWVEYYSQRRLQVQKDDKNEDYSAQRLVSPQTHQTPSQSQKSSTEAHHKEMTMPSPPLTLDPLTISSSSSEKSEESNILSDVLSGGETEETPVVSPPSELESETADDSATATGEAAAAETEVDDLEHRRMWEEGHADYVGKDAFNNIMRKLDLFLD, encoded by the exons atggcGG agGCTCAGGCCTTTGTGACCCTGGCCACCACAGATGCCTACAGCATGGGATGTTTAGTAGTAGGCAAAAGTCTGCGCAGGCATGAAACATCGAGGAAGTTAGTGGCTATGGTTTCCCCCGGCGTTTCCAGAGCATCGAG ATCGGCCCTGGAGGACGTGTTTGATGAAGTCGTGGAGGTAGATGCGCTGGACAGCAGAGACAAGGCCCATCTCTCCTTGCTGCGACGTCCTGAACTGGGGGTCACTTTCACCAAACTCCACTGCTGGACCCTCACACAGTACACCAAGTGCGTGTTCTTGGATGCAGACACGCTC GTACTGTGTAATGTCGATGAGCTGTTTGAATATGAAGAGTTGTCTGCTGCACCTGATCCAGGCTGGCCGGATTGCTTCAACTCCGGGGTATTTGTGTTTAGGCCCTCCCTGGATACCCATACCCAAATACTGGAACACGCTGCACAGCACGGCAGCTTTGATG GAGGAGACCAGGGTGTTTTAAACACGTTCTTCAGTGACTGGGCAGTAAAAGATATCAGGAAGCATTTACCATTCGTGTACAACCTCACAGCCGGTGTCGTTTACACGTATCTACCAGCATTTCAGCA GTATGGCCACCATGCTAAAATCGTCCACTTCCTGGGTGGGACTAAGCCCTGGCACCTTCCATATGACCCACAGGCTTCCAGTGAGGCGTCTTTAAGAGATCCCAGCAACAACTTTCAgcaatttatgaatttatggTGGGTGGAGTACTACAGTCAAAGACGGCTACAAGTTCAGAAGGACGACAAGAATGAAGACTAT TCAGCGCAGCGGTTGGTTTCTCCACAGACACATCAGACTCCATCACAAAGCCAAAAGAGCAGCACTGAAGCCCACCACAAAGAGATGACGATGCCCTCTCCACCTCTGACTTTGGACCCGCTAACAATCAGCTCTAGCTCATCCGAAAAGTCAGAGGAATCG AATATTCTCTCTGATGTTCTGTCTGGTGGGGAGACTGAGGAGACCCCTGTAGTCAGCCCTCCATCTGAGCTAGAGAGCGAGACTGCTGATGATTCTGCCACAGCCACCGGAGAAGCT GCTGCTGCTGAGACAGAGGTGGATGACCTGGAGCATCGCCGCATGTGGGAGGAAGGCCATGCTGATTACGTGGGTAAAGACGCCTTTAACAACATCATGAGAAAACTCGACCTGTTCCTTGATTAA
- the gyg2 gene encoding glycogenin-2 isoform X3, with product MAEAQAFVTLATTDAYSMGCLVVGKSLRRHETSRKLVAMVSPGVSRASRSALEDVFDEVVEVDALDSRDKAHLSLLRRPELGVTFTKLHCWTLTQYTKCVFLDADTLVLCNVDELFEYEELSAAPDPGWPDCFNSGVFVFRPSLDTHTQILEHAAQHGSFDGGDQGVLNTFFSDWAVKDIRKHLPFVYNLTAGVVYTYLPAFQQYGHHAKIVHFLGGTKPWHLPYDPQASSEASLRDPSNNFQQFMNLWWVEYYSQRRLQVQKDDKNEDYSAQRLVSPQTHQTPSQSQKSSTEAHHKEMTMPSPPLTLDPLTISSSSSEKSEESAAAETEVDDLEHRRMWEEGHADYVGKDAFNNIMRKLDLFLD from the exons atggcGG agGCTCAGGCCTTTGTGACCCTGGCCACCACAGATGCCTACAGCATGGGATGTTTAGTAGTAGGCAAAAGTCTGCGCAGGCATGAAACATCGAGGAAGTTAGTGGCTATGGTTTCCCCCGGCGTTTCCAGAGCATCGAG ATCGGCCCTGGAGGACGTGTTTGATGAAGTCGTGGAGGTAGATGCGCTGGACAGCAGAGACAAGGCCCATCTCTCCTTGCTGCGACGTCCTGAACTGGGGGTCACTTTCACCAAACTCCACTGCTGGACCCTCACACAGTACACCAAGTGCGTGTTCTTGGATGCAGACACGCTC GTACTGTGTAATGTCGATGAGCTGTTTGAATATGAAGAGTTGTCTGCTGCACCTGATCCAGGCTGGCCGGATTGCTTCAACTCCGGGGTATTTGTGTTTAGGCCCTCCCTGGATACCCATACCCAAATACTGGAACACGCTGCACAGCACGGCAGCTTTGATG GAGGAGACCAGGGTGTTTTAAACACGTTCTTCAGTGACTGGGCAGTAAAAGATATCAGGAAGCATTTACCATTCGTGTACAACCTCACAGCCGGTGTCGTTTACACGTATCTACCAGCATTTCAGCA GTATGGCCACCATGCTAAAATCGTCCACTTCCTGGGTGGGACTAAGCCCTGGCACCTTCCATATGACCCACAGGCTTCCAGTGAGGCGTCTTTAAGAGATCCCAGCAACAACTTTCAgcaatttatgaatttatggTGGGTGGAGTACTACAGTCAAAGACGGCTACAAGTTCAGAAGGACGACAAGAATGAAGACTAT TCAGCGCAGCGGTTGGTTTCTCCACAGACACATCAGACTCCATCACAAAGCCAAAAGAGCAGCACTGAAGCCCACCACAAAGAGATGACGATGCCCTCTCCACCTCTGACTTTGGACCCGCTAACAATCAGCTCTAGCTCATCCGAAAAGTCAGAGGAATCG GCTGCTGCTGAGACAGAGGTGGATGACCTGGAGCATCGCCGCATGTGGGAGGAAGGCCATGCTGATTACGTGGGTAAAGACGCCTTTAACAACATCATGAGAAAACTCGACCTGTTCCTTGATTAA